The Pseudonocardia sp. HH130630-07 DNA window GCCCGGACGGCGAGGTCACCTCGATCGCGGACGTGGTGGACCTGGTCCGGCGCGGCGACCCGGACGCGGTCCGGCTGGTCCGGATCGCCGGGCGCCGGCTCGGCGAGGTGCTCGCCGCGGCGGTGAACCTGGTCAACCCGGCGCTGGTCGCGATCGGCGGCGACCTGGTGGGCGCGTTCGACCCGCTGGTGGCCGGGGTGCGCGAGGCGATCTACCGGCGGTCCATGGCCACCGCCACCCAGAACCTGCGGATCGAGCCGGGCCGCCTCGCCGGGCGCAGTGGTGTCACCGGCTGCGCCATCCTGGTCCTGGACGAGGTGCTCTCCGCCGGTGCCGTCGACGCGACGCTGTCGGTCTGAGTCCCCGGGCCCGGGTCAGCCGGGCGGCGTGCGTATCTGGTCGAACCGCATCGGCCGGGCGACGGTGAACCCCATCGCCGTGTAGAGCCGGATCGCGCCGTCGTTCAGCGCCGACGCGTGCAGGACCGGTCGCTCACCCCGGGCGACGATCCCGGCGACGACCGCGTCGACCAGCCGCCGGGCCAGCCCACGGCCGCGGAACGCCGGATCGGTGCACACGGCGCTGATCTCGGTCGCGCCGCCGGCACCGGCCGGGCCGATCCGCATTCGCTCGCCGGCCATCGCGACCAGTACTCCGCCGCTGCGGATGCCGACGAACCGGCCGAGCTCCGCGGTCCGCGGCAGCCAGGGGCCGGGCCGGGTGCGCTCGGCCAGGGCCGCCATCGCCGGCCGGTCCGCAGGGCCCAGCTCGACGGCGCCGGGGTCCGGGGCACCCGGTACCGCGCGGCCGTCCATCTGGACGCCCGGGAACTCCCGTTCCAGTGCCCACCCGCGCGGGACCCGCGGCGGATCCTCCCCCTCCGCGACCCGCACCACGGCCCGGCCCGGGCCGCTCAGCGCGGCGAGGTCGGCCCAGTCCGCCCCGGACGCCTCGACCGGGAGCCCGCCGAACGGTGAGACACCGGCGTCGAAGCGGGCCGCGGCACCGCGCACCGCACCGAACGTGGCGAGCCGCCCGCCGAGTGCGGCGGGCACGGGACTGCGCAGCGCCGCGTCCAGCGCGGTCTCCAGCGCGGCGGACGACGCGGGCGGGACGGGATCGAGCACCCGTCGATCGTCCCTCCGCACCCGGTGACCGCGCTCCCCGGGTCGGCTACGGTGCCCAGCACGCGACACCGGGGCCGCGGCTCCGGCCCCGCCGCGGGCTCGTCCGCACGGTCGCCGAGCCACTCCCCGCCTCCCGGCGACCCCGCGGCGTCGCCCGGCACCGGTCCCCCACCTCCAACCGAAGGAACCCGTCGATGACCCACGGCCTCACCGACACCGCAGCCCACGACCCGGTGGCCACCGGGGTGTGGTTCGCGCCGGGCCGGGTAAACCTGATCGGCGAGCACACCGACTACAACGACGGCTTCGTGCTGCCGTTCG harbors:
- a CDS encoding GNAT family N-acetyltransferase; translation: MLDPVPPASSAALETALDAALRSPVPAALGGRLATFGAVRGAAARFDAGVSPFGGLPVEASGADWADLAALSGPGRAVVRVAEGEDPPRVPRGWALEREFPGVQMDGRAVPGAPDPGAVELGPADRPAMAALAERTRPGPWLPRTAELGRFVGIRSGGVLVAMAGERMRIGPAGAGGATEISAVCTDPAFRGRGLARRLVDAVVAGIVARGERPVLHASALNDGAIRLYTAMGFTVARPMRFDQIRTPPG